One Rubritalea squalenifaciens DSM 18772 genomic region harbors:
- a CDS encoding DUF5690 family protein codes for MQNEFNVTRVGKWLGQQPTFVFVLYAMIAAFSAYASMYAFRKPFTATGYEGISAFTLFGVAFSYKPIAVISQLLGYMSSKFIGIKVASEATMKRRVPMVLCLILFAELMLLGFAIVPAPYNLIFLFLNGLPLGMIWSLLFGVLEGRKVTEFLALAMSVSIIFSSGIVKSVGVWTMEQWGIAEFWMPFVTGLLFVPLLLISLTMLYQVPPPSAEDIANRTERKPMNHVERRKFVRTYFFGVFCLVFGYLCLMAYRDLRDSFMDLILTDLGHEVDSSTFAGIEAKVGFIVFGGMILLWKVKNHRAAVYANLGLISLGAFVLGGATILLNYGMLGPKAFYLMNGIGLYIAFVPYQVMLLERLLASLHTVATASFLIALADSYGYLSTVSLYLSRDLISQFMGVEIQWLTMLIVASYVVMTVVPITCLMQILYFRPRLKA; via the coding sequence ATTCCGCAAGCCATTCACCGCAACAGGATACGAAGGGATTTCGGCATTCACTTTGTTTGGAGTAGCATTCAGTTACAAGCCTATCGCGGTCATTTCCCAGCTATTGGGCTACATGAGTTCCAAGTTCATTGGCATTAAGGTGGCGTCTGAGGCTACGATGAAGCGACGCGTGCCTATGGTGCTCTGCTTGATACTCTTTGCCGAGTTGATGCTGCTGGGCTTTGCCATCGTACCGGCTCCTTATAATCTGATATTCTTGTTTCTCAATGGTCTTCCCTTAGGGATGATCTGGTCACTTCTGTTTGGTGTGCTTGAGGGGAGGAAGGTGACTGAGTTTCTGGCTTTGGCCATGAGTGTGAGTATCATTTTCTCCTCTGGCATTGTGAAGAGCGTTGGTGTCTGGACTATGGAGCAATGGGGGATCGCAGAATTTTGGATGCCTTTCGTCACTGGCTTATTGTTTGTGCCTCTCCTGCTCATTTCATTGACCATGCTGTATCAGGTTCCTCCTCCCTCGGCAGAGGATATTGCCAACCGTACTGAGCGAAAGCCGATGAATCATGTGGAGAGGCGAAAGTTTGTGCGGACGTATTTCTTTGGCGTTTTCTGTCTGGTCTTTGGCTACCTGTGCCTTATGGCCTATAGGGACTTAAGGGACAGTTTTATGGATTTGATCCTCACTGACCTAGGCCATGAAGTGGATTCCTCCACCTTTGCAGGGATCGAAGCTAAAGTGGGATTTATTGTCTTTGGTGGAATGATTTTACTCTGGAAGGTGAAGAATCACCGTGCAGCGGTTTATGCGAACCTAGGGCTCATCTCGTTGGGGGCCTTCGTCTTGGGTGGTGCCACGATCCTATTGAATTATGGGATGCTGGGCCCTAAGGCATTTTACTTGATGAATGGGATTGGCCTCTACATCGCTTTTGTTCCCTATCAGGTTATGTTGTTAGAGCGCTTGCTGGCCTCTCTTCATACGGTAGCTACGGCGAGTTTCTTGATCGCGCTGGCGGATTCCTATGGTTACCTGTCCACCGTTTCCCTGTATTTGTCACGAGATTTGATTTCTCAATTCATGGGGGTCGAGATCCAGTGGCTTACCATGCTCATCGTTGCGAGTTATGTGGTGATGACGGTGGTGCCGATTACCTGTCTCATGCAGATCCTCTATTTCAGGCCACGTCTTAAGGCCTAA